ACCGGTCTTGTAGTGAGCCAGTCTTGTAGTGAGCCAGTCTTGTAGTGAGCCAGTCTTGTAGTGAGCCAGTCTTGTAGTGAGCCGTTTTAGCACGTTTCAGTCTGACTTTGTCTGTCAAAATGTCCTTGAGACCATAATGTTCCTGATCTGCTCTCTCAAGGTAACCTCGGGTTGTTTTGCTTGGCAGAAAATGACATCACTGGGTGTTTTTGTATTCACCGAGATGGGCTCCTTAAGTTGTTTTTGGCAGCAGTTGGGACTAAGGATTTAAGTCTACCTTTGAGAAAACATAGTGCTCCTGATATATTTAGCTTGCAAACAAATTGGGCAGTTGAATCTAAATGGCCAGTTGATGAATCACCTTGTGGTGTTGGCCAGACATCTACTGTACATGATTTGTCCCTCAGAGAAATTAGTGATATGAAGCagcaggtttcaaggctgaccaTGCATGTTATTTTCAGTTTGGAAACCAAATGCCGGACGACTCTACACCCAGgaaaaaacagaggatctctcccGACAAGTTGGACAGCATCATCCTGGACTGTCGGAGTGTGAGAGTAGGGACTCTTCGCAGGATGGTGTCCAAACCTGTCAATGTAAGTACTCTGCTCCTGTACTCTCTCTGTACAGACACTTATACTTACCTAAAATCTGGCCAAAAACAATAGCTTATCAGGTTTTTTCCTGGATCAAAaaggggcttaggtggtgggcTTGGTAGGAGGCGTGGAATGAGCGCCGTCAGTGTGGCTACATTTTAGAGAACATTTTAAGAGGCCCccatcctgcaattctacacatttctccatggagctgagagaaaatggtgcagttttaaagcttatttcctgtgATTCTACATATTCTGCCATCGAGCTGAGAGAGAATTTTACCGTTTTTAAAGCTagttttcctgcaattctatacattttccaTGAATAATGTTATTTTTCAACATAACAAAATGAATACTGCTAAATTAATAGTTTTTTTGAATTTTCACtattccctgactgtctagcatACTGGCATCATTCAACCATCTCTTTGTCTTTCAGTTTACGGTCGATCACATTCATCTTGAAACTGAAGGTAGGAGACAACAAGGATGTCAGATGTCCTATAAATGTTTTCCACTGCTCTCAAAGGACAACCTATTGTAGATGGACTAGACAGTGTTGTACAGtgtgtagggttgcaaaattacaATACAGTTCCTAAAATAAGTTGCTGGAATTTATCAAACTTAACAGTATGTGACATAATAGTGCTTTGTGTCCCAGGTCCTGAGGCGGATGCTCTGGAGAAGGTGTGTCTGCGTGCGTCGGAGCTCATAAGCTGTGAGTGGTGCAGCGTGAGGAAGCTGCCCGTCCTCTTCTTCCAGACCAGCCCCGAGGAATGTGTGCGGCTCCGCACCCAGCTCAAGATGACCCGAGACAAGGGAGGCCTGTGCTGGTACGACTGCGCTGGCAACGGTAAGGACTGCAGACGCTACATAGTGATGTCAATTGAACTGTGGAGATCCCATGCCAGTTGCAACAGCAGTAGTCTGTACATAGATGGATGAACAGAAACCTGTGTTTGGAGAAGCCTTTCTGTGACGTGTCATTTTGTGCTAAATAAAGCAAGTCTGTTACCTCACCTTCAACAAAATGTCAAGTCTTGTTGCTTTCCGTTCTGTCCTCAGACTCCGATGAGAAGTACATCGTGTTGATCTTTGAGAACGGGCTGTCGATGCACCAGCAGATGGTTCTAGAGGAGATTCTACAAGAGATCGGCCGAGCCAACAGCCTAAATGAGTTCCCCACCAAATTGTCGTTTGATGAAGCTAACATCAGATTGGTCAACTACAACAAAGCAACTAAAGAAAAGGTGGGCCTGCTTATTCCCTGTTTCTGTgaatcttccaactgggatttctggagaATTTGGGAATTTTGGAAAAGTTGTtggaatttatcaaacctaacaGTATGTGACGTAATAGGGCTGTGTGTCCCAGGTCCTGAAGATTAGCATCTTAGAGCCTTTTGAGACTAGCTACCAAAATATATGTTGCTGGTTTTGCTTTTCTTAGACATCAGATTTTCAATAAATAGTTTATTTTGAACAATCCCTTGACAAATTATATTTTGGTTACATCCCTTTCTTGTAGGTAAACAACAGCACTAAAACCAACACACCGGCTCCAATGGTGCGAACGCGCATGGCTACGCGACAGCAGAACAGCGCGTTCTTTGATGATGAAGACGATGACATGGCTGAGCTCCAACCCACCTTCACTGGACCAATCATAAAGTACAAGAGTTATCTATCTCCTagtcctgggtcatgttcattaggcaccaaacagaagaaaattgactgaaacagggagggactatctgaaacttgtccaataagaaacacttgttttctgttgcaaacgATTTTGCGTCGTTGtaccctaatgaatacaaccctgtcATCTTAAGAACAATTCTGTGTTTGTTTGTTCCTAATGGTTTAATCATTGGATGGTTGTGTTGTAGGTTGATGGTGTACCCACCTCCTCCAGCCAAGGGGGGCATATCGGTGACTAACGAAGACCTTCACTGCCTTAATGATGGAGAATTCCTAAACGACGTCATCATAGACTTTTATTTAAAGTTGGTGTAATTTGCTTTCCATGATCTTACTTTCCTTTGTAAATTTTACGTTGTCTATTTTCCATTGTCTTTAAAGTCACATTCTCTGTTGGATATTCTATAGAAACAGTGATTGCTTTTGTTGCATATAAGGGACATTGACCAACCTCACAGGGACTGTGGATGACTGTTTTCTGTGCATCTTCCCTTTACTTAGATATTTAGTTTTGGAGAAGTTGAAAAAAGAAGACTCACAAAGGAGTCACGTGTTTAGCTCTTTCTTTTACAAGAGACTCaaccagaaagagagaagaaaccTCCCAGACACCACCAACCTACCGTGAGTCTCCTCTTCTCTGCCCAGTGATACGAGGGGCGACACATTTCACACAGAATTTAGTTATGACAGGACAGAAGCTGAAGTGCCGGAGTCTGGTTTACTGATTGCTCTGCCGACTCCGGACCACACAAATCCGCTGGCTACTGCGTTTCGATGCCTGCCTCGGCCCTTCCTCTCGGTCTCACTCAGTCTTCCTCTCTACATTTCGACAATGACTATTATTGTCCATAAAACAAAATACCAACGACTTAACCAGCAAAGaaacatgttatttttatttatcagGATGCAGAAGAGGAAGCACAACAGGGTGAAGACATGGACCAGACATGTAGACCTGTTCCAAAAGGACTTCATCTTTGTTCCCATCAATGAGTCGTAAGTTACTGTCTCTCTAAATATCActgtctgcttcccaaatggcaccccactccctacatagtgcacacattttatatagtgcaccacttcacaaaagtagtgcgctTTATAGGGTTCTGGTTAAAATAAGTGTGCATCCTAAATAGTAAAATCTATCCACATGGAATTTCATTCAAGTCtcaaagggatactttgggattttggcaatgaagtcatggataccatttttatgtctctgcatccagtatggaggaagttggaggtagtttcACAAGCCAACGCTAgctacattgcattcggaaagtattcagaccccttgactttccacattttgttatgttacagccttattctaaaattgatttaaaaaatgtatctacacacaataccgcataatgacgaagcgaaaataggtttttagaaatgtttgcaaatgtataaaaaaacaacaGATTGGGATAAACGGATATCAAGGTTTATCTGGAACAGTAAGAGACCAAGAATTAGATATACAACATTACAATTACCAAACAACTGTGGGGGTGTGGCCTTACCAAACCTAAAATATTATTATGTGTCAGCCCAATTGAGACCTCTGTGTTGGTGCAATTCAGAATACGAATTCAAATGGAAAGACATCGAGACTACTTTGACAGAGATGCCCATACAGTCAGTTTTGGGAAATGAAGACATGGTAATAGAAATATACTATAGACAAAATCAGTGGATTGACATTGTAAAAGAAATACACCACATAGAACATATGACCTTTGCTTTTTGAACTCAAGAGGAGAGAGGTCTGGAATACTGGGAAAAATGGGTTTCGTActtgaaaatggtctaattcaaagATGTCAATGTAACTAATGTGATGTTCACTGTAACTGCCAGATCTTTTTTGTTGTTcttttactttactttatttgTACTTTCTTTGTGCTCCTCAATAAAAACacagtatataaaaaaaacaacaaaaaaaaaacatatgtaaataaggtaagtgttcagaccctttgctatgagacttgacattgagctcaggtgcatcctgtttccattgatcatccttgagatgtttctacaacttggagtgcacctgtggtaaattcaactgattggacatgttttggagaggcacacacctgtctatataaggtcccacagttgacagtgcatgtcagagcaacaaccaagccatgaggttgagggaattgtccgtagagcgccgagacaggattgtgtcaaggcacagatctggggaagggtaccagaatATTTCTggagcattgaagatccccaagaacacagtggcctccatcattcttaaatggaagaagtttggaaccaccaagactcttcctcgagctggctgcccggccaaactgagcaatcgggggagaaggagattggtcaggggggtgaccaagaacccgatggtcactctgatagagctccagagttcctctgtggagatgggagaaccttccagaaggacaatgatctctgcagcactccaccaatcaggccttttatggtagagtggccagacggaagccactcttcagtaaaaggcacatgacagcccgcttggagtttgccgaaaaggcacctaaaggactttcagactatgagaaacaagattctgtggtctgatgaaaccaagattgaactctttggcctgaataccaagcgtcacatctggaggaaaccttgcaccattcctacggtgaggcatgctggtggcagcatcatgctgtggggatcttTAAGCtccagggactaggagactagtcaggatcgaggcaaagatgaatagagcaaagtacacagagatccttaatgaaaacctgctccagagcgctcaggacttcagactggggtgacagtttcccttccaacaggacaacgaccctaagcacatagccaagacaacgcataagtggcttcgggacaagtctgtgaatgtccttgagtggcccagccagagcccagacttcaacccgatcgaacatctctggagagacctgaaaatctctgtgcagcgacgctccccatccagcctgacagagcttgagaggatctgcagagaagaatgggagaagctccccaaatacaggcatgccaagcttgtagtgtcatacccaagaaggctgaaatcgctgccaaaggtgcttcaacaaagtactgagtaaagggtctgaatacttatgtaaatgtgatatttcattatttatttttgtatacatttgcaaacgtttctaaaaaaaatgtttttgtttagtcattatggggtattatgtgtagattgatggggggaaaacaattttaatccattttagaataaggctgtaatgtttcAAAATGTGAacaaagtcaagaggtctgaatactttccgaatgcactgtagtgttAGTGCAATGacggaagtctatggtatcttcTAGCATGCTAGCAACTCCCTTCAATCTGCACAGGGAGATATAGAAATAGTATCCACGAGTTACTGacactggggaagtagataaatggcTTCATTGCTAAAATCCGGACGTGCAGTGATGAAGGCAAACACATTTGTTATTTTGTATCAGTATAAGATACAATGTAAGACACAGATGGTAAACCTAATTCTCTTTCTTAACCAAACCCAttgctctctctgtgtttcagagCCCACTGGTACTTGGCAGTGATCTGCTTCCCAGGGATGCAGGGCCCTCAGTTTGAGCCCAACCCTTTGTGCCAGGCCCCAGGGCTAGcacagacacagtcagcccccCAGGGCAGGCCTCCTGACCACTGCCGGCCACTCTCCCCAGAGCCAGACTACTGTGAGCCCTTGGCCCCCTCAGAGAAGCTGTCCCTCAGTGCAACAGAGGCCTCCTCGGAAGGACACTCTCACAGCAAGCAGCCAAAGGGAGCATCCACCTGTCCCAATGGGGGCCAAGTGCCTCCCAAGACCTCTTTAGACGGGGTGAATGGGCTGGTCAATGCTCAGCCACAGTACACAGGTGAGCCACAGACAATGTCTCTACTTGGAAGTAGCATTTCATTGCACTGTGTACAATACactgtatcctgtgcatatgGCAAATATACTTTGATGTCTTAGAAGCTGTGTGGAAATTGATGGATGAAGAGTCAGTTATCTCACTGGCTTTTAATCATGTTTTGCAGATGGCTTGCACAGAATCAGTTTGTGTTACAGATCAGGAGGTGGCAATGGTGATGACACAGATACCTTTTCTGATGACCAAAGCTCCTGTCAGGTAATGGGGGATTTTGCTATTCTGTTGGtgacattttgtatttattatggatccccagtagttcctgccaaggcagcagctactcttcctggggtccagcaaaatgaaggcagtttatacaatttcaaAAATATTACAACCCATTCACAGATTTCAGAACACACTGTGCCCACGGttttaaataaaatgttactgcttgcatcagtttcTTGAAGTggtatagagttccatgtagtcatgactctatgtagtactgtgcgcctcccatagtctgttctggacttggggactgtgaagagatgtCTTGTGGGGTGTGCATGGTGTCCGAGATGTGCGCCTGtatttcaaacagacagctcggtgcattcaacatgtcgacacctctcataaatacaagtattgatgaagtcaatctctcttccactttgagccaggagagattgacatacatattattaatattagctctctgtgtacgtccaagggccagccgtgctgccctgttctgagccaattgcaatttcctgagtccttttttgtggcacctgaccacacgactgaacagtagtccaggtgcgacaaaactagggcctgtaggacctgccttgttgatagtgctgttaagaaggtagtgcagcgctttattatggacttacttctccccatcttagctactgttgtatcaatacgttttgaccatgacagtttacaatccagggtaactccaagcagtttagtcacctcaacttgctcaatttccacattatttattacaatatttagtttgaGGTTTAGTGaaagatttgtcccaaatacaatgcttacatatatttttttatatttaggactaacttattccttgctacccactctgaaactaactgcagctctttgttagggggttgcagtcatttcagttgctgtagtagctgacatgtacagtgtggagtcatccgcatacatggaCACGCTGGCTTTACTCaatgccagtggcatgtcattagtaaaaattgaaaaaagtaaggggcctagacagctgcttTGGAGATTTCCGGATTATGTTGTAGAGGCTTCCATTTAAAGAACTCCCTCTGTGttttgttagacaggtaactctttatccacaatatacagttgaagtcggaagtttacatacaccttagccaaatacatttctcagtttttcacaatttgacatttaatcctagtataaattccctgttttagatcagttaggataaccactttattttaagaatgtgaaatgccagaataatagtagaaagaatgatttatttcagcttttatttctttcatcacattcccagtgggtcagaagtttacatacactcaattagtatttggtagcattgcctttaaattgtttaacttgggtcaaacgttttgggtagccttccacaagcttccaacaataagttgggggaattttgacccattcctcctgacagagctgatgtacctgagtcaggtttgtaggcctccttgctcacacacactttttcagttctgcccacaacttttctataggattgagatcaggcctttgatggccactccaataccttgactttgttgtccttaagccattttgtcacaactttggaagtatgctttggatcattgtccatttggaagacccatttgcgaccaagctttaacttcctgactgatgtcttgatgttgcttcaatattttcctgcctcatgatgagCAGTATGACATCTGCGTGGgtccatggtgttcatacttgcgtactattgtttgtacagatgaacgtggtaccttcaggcatttggagatTGCTCCCAaagataaaccagacttgtggaggtctacaatgtttggctgattttcttttgattttcccatgatgtcaagcaaagaggcactgagtttgaaggtaggccttgaagtacatccacaggtacacctccaattgactcaaatgatgtcacttagcctatcagaagcttctaaagccatgacattttctggaattttccaagctgtttaaaaggcacggtcaacttagtgtatgtaaacttcggacccactggaatgtgatacagtgaaataatctgtgtgtaaacaattgttggaagaattacttgtgtcatgcacaaagtagatgtcctaaccgacttgccaaaactatagtttaacaagaaatttgtggagtggttgaaaaacaagttttaattacATTTAGTTTggaatatgtaaacttccgacttcaactgtagcaggGGGTGttaagccataacacatacgtatttccagcagcagactgatcgataatgtcaatagccgcactgaagtctaacaaaacagcacccacaatctttttatcaatttctctcagccaatcagtaatttgtgtaagtgctgtgcttgttgaacgtccttccctataagcatgtggaaagtttgttgtcaatttgtttactgtaaaataacaTCTGATGATTTGCAGATTAAGTTAAATGAATGTTGTGTAACTTTGTTTAGTTCTTTTTTTTGTCTAGGATGAGTGCAGTGAGGACGGTGCACTGGCTGAAGACTTGGAACCCCCTGAGAGCTTAGAGTGGACGTCAAAACACACCATCTGTAAACAGTGAGTAGGAGAGGATGTTCTACCATTCTTGTGCCAGTAGAGGATGCTATTGCTCTCCTTCTGACACCTTTGTGGATAGTGTAATTTGAGGTGAATGGCCATGAATATTTACAATGTTTTAGGCATTTTCTAAGGGATTTGTTTGTTTTCTCAGGCCTTGTATTCTCATCATGGACTCGTTACGTGGCCCTCCGAGATCTTCTGTAATTAAAACATTACGAGAGTAAGTCAATACTTTAATACTGTTCTGAATATTGTAGATTTAGTTTGCCTAATTAGCACACAAAAGCAAACCTTCCCAAGCCatatatattttgtgtgtgtaaCTGCAGGTACCTGGAGGTGGAGTGGGAGGTGAGGAAAGGAAGTCGGAGGAGTTTTGGGAGGGACCAGACAAAGGGTTCTAGCCCACATGtgcctcagcaggacaacttcaGTGACTGTGGAGTCTACATTCTGCAGTATGTGGAGAGCTTCTTCGAGGTGAGAGTATAATCTGGAGCGACACaaccagtgtacacacacacacacacacacaccaatacagtgTATACTGCAATGGAGACACCTGGAGCCATATAATGGGATGGAGGCCATTAACACAGTGTTGCTGTGTTTTGGTTGTCATTTTAAATTGCTAATGTTTTCAGAATGTATTTAGTGACGCAATTACTTGTAGCAGACTCACCTTACCATTGATCCTGGTAGGATAAATagttgtacagtgcatttggaaagtattcagaccccttgactttttccacattgttatgttagacttattctaaaattgataaaatttgtttttttttccccctcaatcaacacaataacccataatgacaaagcaaaaacagttttcattattttagcaaatatattacaaataaaaaacggacatttacatacattttcagaccctttactcagacattgaagcacttttggcagcggttacagcctcgagtcttcttgggtatgacgctacaagcttggcacacctgtatttggggagtttctcccattcttctctgcagatcctctcaagctctgtcatgttggatggggagtgtcgctgcaaagcaattttcaggtctccagagatgttcgatcaggttcaagtccgggcactggctgggccactcaaggactttcagagacttgtcccgaagccacttctgcattgtctgcttaggatcattgtcctgctggaaggttaaccttcgccccagtctgaggtcctgagcgttctggagcaggttttcatcaaggatctctgtgtactttgctctattcatctttccctcgatcctgacttgtctcccagtccctgctgctgaaaaacatccccacagcatgatgctgccaccaccatgtttcactgtagggatggtgccaggtttcttccagatgtgacgcttggcattcaggccaaatagttaaatcttggtttcatcagatcagagaatcttgtttctcatggtctgagagtcctttaggtgtcttggcaaactccaagcaggctctcatgtgccttttactgaggagaagcttccatctggccacttccataaaggcctgattggtggagtgctgcatagatggttgtccttctggaacgttctcccatctccacagtggaactctggagctctgtcaaagtgaccattgggttcttggtcacctccctgaccaaggctcgtctcccctgattgctcagtttggctgtgcatccagctctaggaagagtcttggtggttccaaacttcttccatttaagaatgatggaggccactgtgttcttggggaccttcaattctgcagaaatgtttttgtacctttcttcagatctgtgccttgacacaatcctgtcttggagctctatggacaattccttcgaccttctggcttggtttttgctctgacatgcactgtcaactttgggaccttatatagacaggtgtgtgcctttccatatcatgtccaatcagttgaatttaccacaggtgcactcccaagttgtagaaacttctcatggatgatcaatggaaacaggatgcacctgagactcgaaattgagctcatcgcaaagggtctgaatacgtatgtaaataagttttttttattattatttttttttttaaacattatcaaacatttctaaaaacctgttttcgctttgtcattatggggtattgtgtgtagatcgatcagactaataaaaaaaaaaaaaggctgttacgtaactaaatgtggaaaaagcgaaggggtctgaatacttttcgaatgcactgtatattgaaTTTAACTGAATTACCTGCAGTGGTTGTTAATCAATTGAGCAATTGCCTTAACCAGGGCTTTAGACTATTAATTTGGAAGCTTCATTTCAACCTTGCACCACTTTGAAAATAGGACTTCGGACTGAATCCAAAATAATTATGATTTTTGGGCCCCTCATTCAGAATCCACTTACCAGCTTTCATCTCCCGGTGAACCTAGAGGAATGGTTCCCGCAGCAACGGATGAAGACAAAACGCGAAGAGATCAAGGAGCTCATCTTAAATATCCAAGCCCAACAGGAGATGGAGGCGGGCCAGGGCTCAGCCAAAGGCTCCCCTGGAGAACAGGAGGTGGGAGAAGAGGATACAGGGGAAGGTGTAGAGATTCAGAACCTGCCTGTCAGCCCCTGAGGTGCACTGTCTAGTCCGACActgctacctacctacctctttTACTTTGACATGATGGTCCTATCTATCGGGTGGGTCTCCCGCTGCCTGGCCAAGCCTTGGAGGTATGCCTGCCTGCTGCCGGGGCCAAGCCTGGATGGaggtctgcctgcctgctgccggGGCCAAGCATGGATGGaggtctgcctgcctgctgccggGGCCAAGCCTGGATAGAGGTATGCCTTCCAGCTGCCGGGGCCAAGCCTGGATGGaggtctgcctgcctgctgccggGGCCAAGCCTGGTTGTACACTGCTGGATTACTCTCCATCTCCATTATTTCTTAACTGCCATATTCCTTCCattgacaacaaaacattttaaatTTGTATTGAATAAAACATGTATATATTCTGGAAGTTTTTTTGCTGCCTTTGTAATTGACTGTTTTTGATGCCGTGCTCTACATGAAGATCATCATCCATAGGTTAGTTATGTTTTCTTCATAAATATTATTTTTCGGTAGGATCTGTGCAGAATATACTGTTGTGCTGCTCTCGCATTGTGTTTATGCTTTCGACTGAGACTGAACTTGCGGTTATTTGTAATTTATATCCATACCTCTCATTAATGGGGCGgcaggttagagtgttggactagtaaccgaaaggttgcaagatcgaatccctgagctgacaaggtaaaaatctgtcgatctgtccctgaacaaggcagttaacccactgttcctaggccgtcattgaaaataagaatttgttcttaactgacttgcctagttaaattaaggtaaaaTTAATTGTTTAGCCAGTGCTTGTTAAATCTCTACTGCCAGAGGGGATGGATCTTGAGCATTAAACACAGATATGAGCACATCACTTGCCTTAGTTTttataacatactgtatgtcagTGTTTTTCCTCTGCATAAAACATTCTGAGTTGGGTGCACCTTTTCCCTAGTAAAATATTTGACAGTTACTGTTATAGAATTCATGAGATGTCATCCCAGGTTCAATATGTCTTGTTATAGTAATGCATTTGTGCCTAGTTGCTGGGGTGGATGGGATGTAAAGTAGGTCCTCCAGAGAGCTGCCTGTCCTCCATTGTTAGATCATAATAGCAGTTATTTGTTCGATCATTATCTAGGGATGATTGGGTCTTGACATTTTATACAGGGATATACACCaagtgacagactgaccaggtgaaagctaggatcccttattgatgtcaattgttaaatccaccttaatcagtgtagataaaggggaggagacaggttaaaggatttttaagcattgatacatggattgtgtatgtgtgccattcaacctctgaatgggcaagacaacatatttaagtgccttttgaacagggtatggtatcAGGCGCACGGGTTTTAGTGTGTCACAAAcgacaacgctgctgggtttttcacacaaccGTTTCcactgtatcaagaatggtccaccacccaactcGACactactgtgggaagcattggagtcaacatgggccagcatgcctgtggaacgctttcgacaccttgtagagaccATACCCTacagaattgaggctgttctgagtgcaaaaggTAGAGGTGCAACCCAATATTAG
The window above is part of the Salmo salar chromosome ssa15, Ssal_v3.1, whole genome shotgun sequence genome. Proteins encoded here:
- the LOC106571272 gene encoding sentrin-specific protease 6 isoform X3, with translation MEMDRQQHSSPEGQKSPALRHFSDPLKTYENRPNTNNRIRALNKPGSDKRLSDLPNMVAMTSPMPNRTDYLIVSPTPSQGVVLQGRPFQHTHNVLAAMRKPVQRRDISTTQQQIQAAEVESIILTCPESPANDNLSIKEHSRRPSLEGCCSFPSQVQTVEPLNPERDHTVCGKCSKSSENHSTCEHCGNSLVPEVPHLYHPPAAQPTSPTPRPPIRPHPQHTHPHQHPSPGPNSLQLTKNSFYGSSSTMRVLPLRVDTVMNPPIPVRITTRAGLPLPHNGRPTGVGLVGSCCAGKVAGNKGRRTAAAKQHELLNDPIVLSSDEDEADNASMGSVNRLDSISPRPADSAHSSPAPSGGRVEAAVKSSTGGEQEEITSDFFSDVDSRISLPRRNRMKDQFGNQMPDDSTPRKKQRISPDKLDSIILDCRSVRVGTLRRMVSKPVNFTVDHIHLETEGPEADALEKVCLRASELISCEWCSVRKLPVLFFQTSPEECVRLRTQLKMTRDKGGLCWYDCAGNDSDEKYIVLIFENGLSMHQQMVLEEILQEIGRANSLNEFPTKLSFDEANIRLVNYNKATKEKVNNSTKTNTPAPMVRTRMATRQQNSAFFDDEDDDMAELQPTFTGPIIKLMVYPPPPAKGGISVTNEDLHCLNDGEFLNDVIIDFYLKYLVLEKLKKEDSQRSHVFSSFFYKRLNQKERRNLPDTTNLPMQKRKHNRVKTWTRHVDLFQKDFIFVPINESAHWYLAVICFPGMQGPQFEPNPLCQAPGLAQTQSAPQGRPPDHCRPLSPEPDYCEPLAPSEKLSLSATEASSEGHSHSKQPKGASTCPNGGQVPPKTSLDGVNGLVNAQPQYTDGLHRISLCYRSGGGNGDDTDTFSDDQSSCQDECSEDGALAEDLEPPESLEWTSKHTICKQPCILIMDSLRGPPRSSVIKTLREYLEVEWEVRKGSRRSFGRDQTKGSSPHVPQQDNFSDCGVYILQYVESFFENPLTSFHLPVNLEEWFPQQRMKTKREEIKELILNIQAQQEMEAGQGSAKGSPGEQEVGEEDTGEGVEIQNLPVSP